A DNA window from Phyllopteryx taeniolatus isolate TA_2022b unplaced genomic scaffold, UOR_Ptae_1.2 contig_36, whole genome shotgun sequence contains the following coding sequences:
- the LOC133473699 gene encoding gastrula zinc finger protein XlCGF57.1-like codes for YKVNAAIYQELLDHVMLPPADQLNGDADFIFQQDLAPAHSAKAPKLSEGLRPEPQAPEPSHIKEEVESQSSDVKKEEDEERLHIKEEEEEPPHIKQEKEEGLFTKLPWTGVPLKSEYEGQSEESRGAEPLSSSSSQHMTTEGDGEDHCGGSPADGHLAPLSDSDDLRSHSTDDDAEQSEGDLTCHTDNKRWRCPQCGKTFASKRNLKRHMTIHTGEKPFACSDCGQRFSEKGNLTTHTRKHTGEKPFPCTDCGQRFICKESFKIHTITHTGEKPFACSDCGRSFSRKGDLKKHTKIHTGEKPFACSVCGQRFSVKSNLKCHTRTHTGEKPFACSVCGQRFSVKRSLKCHTRTHTGEKPFACAICGQTFSQKGNLKIHTRTHTGEKPFACLVCGQRFAQNGILKTHTLTHTGEKRFACPDCGKRFSRKGDLKIHTRTHTGEKPFSCSVCGKQFSIKGSLKSHKKAHTGEKPFACSICDQRFSREGNLKTHTRTHTGDKPFTCSVCGRRFSRQDRAETHKCAGENRGAQEAFHGNAGLFD; via the coding sequence AACTCAGTGAAGGTCTTCGTCCTGAGCCGCAGGCGCCAGAGCCttctcacattaaagaggaagtggagtcGCAGTCCTCTGACGTGAAaaaagaggaagatgaagagcGCCTCCACatcaaggaggaggaagaagagcccCCCCACATCAAACAGGAAAAAGAGGAAGGGCTTTTCACCAAGTTGCCAtggactggtgtccctttgaagagtgaatatgaaggtcaaagtgaggagagcagaggggcggagcctctaagcagcagctcaagtcaacacatgacaaccgAAGGCGATGGggaagaccactgtggaggatcaccaGCAGACGGCCACTTAGCTCCActgtcagatagtgacgacCTCAGGTCACACTCTACTGACGATGATGCTGAGCAGTCGGAAGGTGAtctgacatgtcacactgacaacaaacgatggaGATGtcctcagtgtgggaaaactttTGCTTCGAAGAGGAATTTGAAACGACACATGACAATACACACTGGCgagaagccttttgcctgctccgattgcggtcaaagattctctgagaaGGGAAActtaacaacacacacaagaaaacacactggtgagaaaccttttccgTGCACAgattgcggtcaaagattcattTGCAAGGAAAGCTTTAAAATCCACACAataacccacactggtgagaaacctttcgcCTGTTCAGATTGTGGTCGAAGTTTCTCTCGGAAGGgagacttaaaaaaacacacaaaaatccatactggtgagaaaccttttgcctgctcagtttgtggtcaaagattctctgtaaaGAGTAACTTAAAATgccacacaagaacccacactggtgagaaaccttttgcctgctcagtttgcggtcaaagattctctgtaaaGAGGAGCTTAAAAtgtcacacaagaacccacactggtgagaaaccttttgcctgcgcAATTTGTGGCCAAACATTCTCCcagaagggaaacttaaaaatccacacaagaacccacactggtgagaaaccgttTGCCTGtttagtttgtggtcaaagatttgcccaaaatggaatcttaaaaacacacacactaacccacactggtgagaaacgtTTTGCCTGCCCAGATTGTGGAAAAAGATTCTCTCGGAAGGgagacttaaaaatacacacaagaacccacaccggtgagaaacctttttcctgttcagtttgtggtaaacaATTCTCCATTAAGGGAAgcttaaagtcacacaaaaaagcacacactggagagaaaccttttgcttgcTCAATTTGCGATCAAAGATTCTCCAGAGAGGGAaacctcaaaacacacacaagaacccacacaggTGATaaaccttttacctgctcagtttgtggtcgaaGATTCTCTCGTCAGGATCGGGCCGAGACGCACAAGTGTGCAGGTGAGAATCGTGGTGCTCAAGAAGCTTTCCATGGAAATGCTGGGTTATTTGATTAG